From Aspergillus fumigatus Af293 chromosome 3, whole genome shotgun sequence, a single genomic window includes:
- a CDS encoding MCM DNA helicase complex subunit MCM2 — MSSPLRPSTSAANRGLGRLNRRKRSREPDDEASSVAPPSSPPPSSPPMLPLDEDDIERDEEAELLGDIDDIDEMAEDEDGIDLFGDNFERDYRDVGNDRYEGEYIDDDGDHEELDIATRRQLEARLNRRDRELERRRRMPAAFLQDDDEGDMDLTRQPRRRRHHYDEDREDIEMGDDAMEELSLEELADVKAANITDWVLQPQVLRSIYREFKAFLTEFTDQAGQSVYGHKIKTLGEVNSASLEVSYVHLSSTKAALSYFLANEPTEVLKVFDQVALDVTLFHYPQYQDIHKEIHVRISDLPIVYTLRQLRQQHLNCLVRVSGVVTRRTGVFPQLKYVMFICQKCNITLGPFQQEASAEVKISYCQNCQSKGPFTINSEKTVYRNYQKLTLQESPGSVPAGRLPRQREVVLLADLIDSAKPGDEIEVTGIYRNSYDAQLNNKNGFPVFATIIEANHIVKSHDQLAGFHLTEEDERQIRALSRDPDIVDKIVRSIAPSIYGHQDVKTAVALSLFGGVSKEAQGKMAIRGDINVLLLGDPGTAKSQVLKYVEKTAHRAVFATGQGASAVGLTASVRRDPLTSEWTLEGGALVLADRGTCLIDEFDKMNDQDRTSIHEAMEQQTISISKAGIVTTLQARCAVVAAANPIGGRYNSTIPFSQNVELTEPILSRFDILCVVRDTVDPNEDERLANFVIESHHRANPTRPLRDQDGNLVDSEGNRIDEEGYRLDKHGNRLPPTPEEIAKREAAQRKAEEEKEGEIPQELLRKYILYAREKCHPKLYQIDQDKVARLFADMRRESLATGAYPITVRHLEAIMRIAEAFCKMRLSEYCSAQDIDRAIAVTVESFIGSQKISCKKALSRAFAKYTLSRPKPQSKRRAGIPAPNPYALRPSQATRA; from the exons ATGAG TTCACCACTTCGACCCAGCACATCGGCTGCTAATCGCGGCTTGGGGAGATTGAACCGACGCAAAAGATCCAGAGAGCCTGATGATGAAGCGTCGTCTGTTGCTCCTCCCTCAAGTC ctcctccctcctctcctcctaTGCTTCCCTTAGATGAAGACGACATCgaaagagatgaagaagcagagcttCTGGGTGATATTGACGATATTGATGAAATggcagaggatgaagatggaatcGACCTGTTTGGAGACAACTTTGAACGAGATTACCGAGATGTTGGAAACGACCGTTATGAAGGCGAATacattgacgatgatggaGACCATGAAGAACTTGACATTGCAACTCGTCGCCAGCTGGAAGCTCGCTTGAACCGAAGAGATCGCGAGCTCGAGCGTCGCCGCCGCATGCCCGCTGCTTTTTtgcaggatgatgatgaaggtgatATGGACCTCACTCGCCAACCTAGGCGGCGAAGACATCATTACGATGAGGATCGTGAGGATATCGAAATGGGCGACGACGCCATGGAAGAGCTCTCCCTGGAGGAGTTAGCTGATGTAAAGGCGGCCAACATCACTGATTGGGTGCTGCAGCCACAAGTTCTGCGCTCGATCTATCGAGAATTCAAGGCTTTCCTCACAGAGTTCACCGACCAAGCTGGTCAGTCAGTCTACGGACACAAGATTAAAACACTTGGTGAGGTGAACTCTGCATCACTTGAGGTCTCCTATGTTCACTTGAGTTCCACCAAGGCCGCTCTTTCTTATTTCCTTGCGAATGAACCGACTGAAGTCCTCAAAGTCTTTGACCAAGTTGCGCTTGATGTCACACTCTTTCACTACCCTCAATACCAAGATATTCACAAGGAGATTCATGTACGAATCTCGGACCTTCCGATCGTCTACACATTACGGCAGCTGCGCCAGCAACATCTGAACTGCCTTGTCCGCGTCAGTGGCGTTGTCACCCGCCGGACCGGTGTCTTCCCGCAATTGAAATATGTCATGTTCATTTGCCAGAAGTGCAATATCACATTGGGACCTTTCCAGCAGGAGGCGAGCGCGGAGGTCAAGATCTCTTACTGTCAAAACTGCCAGTCGAAGGGGCCGTTTACTATCAACTCCGAGAAGACCGTGTACCGGAATTACCAAAAGCTCACGTTGCAAGAATCCCCAGGCTCTGTGCCCGCCGGACGACTGCCGCGTCAGCGCGAAGTCGTCTTACTTGCAGATCTCATCGATTCTGCCAAACCAGGTGATGAGATCGAGGTCACTGGTATCTACCGGAACAGTTACGACGCTCAGCTTAATAACAAGAACGGCTTCCCTGTCTTTGCCACAATCATCGAGGCGAACCATATTGTGAAGTCGCACGACCAGCTGGCTGGTTTCCACTTAaccgaagaagacgagcgCCAGATTCGTGCCTTGTCCAGGGACCCCGATATTGTTGATAAGATCGTGCGCTCTATCGCGCCTAGCATTTACGGGCACCAGGACGTGAAGACCGCTGTCGCTCTCTCGCTTTTCGGTGGTGTGAGCAAGGAGGCACAAGGCAAGATGGCCATCCGTGGAGACATCAACGTACTTCTTCTGGGTGACCCTGGTACAGCTAAGTCGCAGGTGCTGAAGTACGTTGAAAAGACTGCCCACCGAGCGGTCTTTGCAACCGGTCAAGGCGCAAGTGCTGTTGGTCTTACAGCCAGCGTACGTCGCGATCCTTTAACCAGCGAATGGACtctggaaggaggagcttTGGTGCTCGCAGATCGGGGCACATGCTTGATCGATGAATTCGATAAGATGAACGATCAGGACCGGACTTCGATCCACGAAGCCATGGAGCAGCAGACTATTTCTATCTCCAAGGCTGGTATTGTTACCACCTTACAAGCCCGTTGTGCTGTGGTGGCAGCCGCCAACCCTATTGGTGGGCGCTACAACAGCACAATTCCGTTCTCCCAAAATGTTGAGCTCACAGAGCCCATCCTTTCGCGTTTCGATATTCTCTGCGTCGTGCGGGACACGGTCGACCCAAATGAAGACGAGCGTCTAGCCAACTTTGTCATCGAGTCTCACCACCGAGCCAACCCCACCCGGCCTCTCAGGGACCAGGACGGCAACTTGGTCGATTCGGAGGGCAACCGGATCGACGAGGAAGGCTATCGCCTAGATAAGCACGGCAACCGCTTGCCCCCAACTCCCGAAGAGATCGCCAAGCGTGAGGCAGCCCAGCGcaaggcggaagaagagaaggagggcGAGATCCCCCAGGAGCTCCTGCGGAAGTACATCCTGTACGCGCGCGAGAAATGCCACCCGAAGCTCTACCAGATTGATCAGGACAAGGTCGCGCGACTCTTCGCCGACATGAGACGCGAGTCTCTGGCCACTGGTGCCTATCCCATTACT GTGCGTCACCTGGAAGCAATCATGCGAATCGCCGAAGCCTTCTGCAAGATGCGTCTGTCTGAGTACTGCTCTGCGCAGGACATAGACCGCGCCATCGCCGTAACGGTCGAGTCCTTCATCGGCAGCCAGAAGATCAGTTGCAAGAAGGCCCTCTCCAGGGCATTCGCCAA ATACACACTCTCCAGACCCAAGCCCCAGTCGAAGCGGCGAGCTGGTATCCCCGCTCCAAACCCCTACGCCCTTCGCCCTAGTCAAGCCACACGGGCGTAG
- a CDS encoding Pal1 family protein, giving the protein MARELCPLIIILYLNVASLAFLFYFDGQISPRLAVNLGSNNPFRNRALSPAGSATSGSRPPRPTSTNPFLDDTDSLSSPRSAPVGTLFSPVEQQDMTSNTRELFENLSLNSQPQSNGYRPAPPPPTNGFTTAPSNSRTPGPPRERSDGEAKDPFDIFADPPNLTKTTSRTGQRRDGERERRPRRNSESSIMDRPKPMDSDEEKRRRERRRREREARHRDGKSRSKRTNYQLDIIDKLDVTSIYGTGMFHHDGPFDACNPHRNRKGSRTAPMQAFPKDSPNMALGGSGPVNKNINLDQFHGTMEEGFNDYSSTGAARSGEAVSFDPKSRIEPIHGAESMGLGTSTFLEGAPASRAAMQRRASENENQLSQNGGLQRKKSLAQRLRGINKPQGGRMASPDASYNPPLSSSHSGPLRANEKNPFFQDYDDAWDKKGARINTAEESRSGIEGGRARSSSSPKQSTNLERRFTNERSNTGGEDGKSGGGGGGFINRMKSLRKPRPERRISND; this is encoded by the exons ATGGCTCGAGAGCTCTGTCCTTTAATCATCATCTTATATCTTAACGTTGCGTCGCTTGCCTTCTTATTTTATTTTG ACGGTCAGATTTCACCTCGCCTGGCTGTCAACCTAGGCTCCAATAACCCTTTCAGAAACCGCGCCCTGTCTCCTGCCGGTTCTGCTACATCTGGATCCCGACCGCCGCGACCGACCTCTACGAATCCTTTCCTCGACGATACCGATAGCCTCTCTTCTCCACGGTCGGCTCCGGTGGGAACTCTGTTCTCACCTGTGGAACAGCAGGACATGACCTCCAACACACGGGAGCTTTTC GAGAACCTCAGTCTGAACTCTCAGCCCCAGAGCAACGGTTACCGACCAGCTCCACCCCCTCCCACCAATGGCTTCACAACAGCACCATCAAACTCCCGTACACCTGGCCCGCCGAGGGAGCGCTCAGACGGTGAAGCAAAGGATCCCTTTGACATATTCGCAGATCCGCCCAATTTGACAAAGACAACGAGTCGCACGGGTCAGAGGCGGGATGGGGAACGTGAAAGACGGCCCCGCCGCAACTCAGAGTCCTCTATCATGGACCGACCGAAACCTATGGAttctgatgaagagaagcGTCGACGAGAGAGACGGCGACGTGAGCGGGAAGCTCGTCATCGCGATGGAAAATCTCGGTCTAAGAGGACCAACTACCAGTTGGATATTATCGATAAACTGGATGTGACCAGTATTTACGGTACGGGAA TGTTCCATCACGATGGTCCTTTCGATGCCTGCAACCCTCACCGCAACCGCAAAGGGTCGCGCACCGCTCCCATGCAGGCCTTCCCCAAGGACTCTCCCAACATGGCGCTGGGAGGTTCTGGACCCGTCAACAAGAATATCAACCTTGACCAATTTCACGGTACGATGGAGGAAGGGTTCAATGATTACAGCTCAACGGGTGCTGCAAGAAGCGGGGAGGCCGTGAGCTTCGACCCGAAATCACGCATCGAACCCATTCATGGAGCAGAAAGTATGGGCCTTGGTACAAGCACTTTCCTTGAGGGAGCGCCAGCAAGTCGTGCTGCGATGCAGCGTCGCGCGAGCGAGAATGAGAACCAACTCTCCCAGAACGGAGGTCTTCAGCGGAAGAAGAGTCTTGCTCAAAGACTACGAGGCATCAATAAGCCGCAAGGCGGACGGATGGCCTCCCCCGACGCCTCCTATAATCCTCCACTCAGCTCCAGCCACTCTGGGCCGCTTCGAGCGAACGAGAAGAACCCATTCTTCCAAGATTATGATGACGCTTGGGACAAGAAAGGCGCTCGGATCAACACCGCTGAGGAATCACGGTCAGGCATTGAAGGCGGCCGTGCACGGTCTTCCAGTAGCCCCAAACAGAGCACCAACCTCGAAAGAAGGTTCACCAATGAACGTTCGAATACCGGGGGTGAAGATGGGAAGagcggaggcggcggcggcggcttcATCAACAGAATGAAGAGTTTGCGGAAGCCCCGGCCCGAGCGGCGGATCAGCAATGACTGA
- a CDS encoding alkaline phosphatase codes for MRFLWVSGVSFLASCAHAQTFQRLGGCPTLGCVFPPDQADFLPGQYFDIRLEVHSPINGSEARAGVPDPDFKFTIAKKGRKPVPVTKYFDIEEPELERWNFTWYEDLFAEDANAPSLVNVTSKAYRRVALYEPGEYEATLTYYGNQTTTANWLVRDLPKKRRAKNVILFVGDGMTTNMITAARLIAHRSINGKYMTKMQLDKFPVLGHQMTHSMDSFITDSANSATALYAGHKTTVNALNVYVDSSEDPFDDPKFENIAEIIRRRYPGAGIGIVSTAFLADATPAALAAHTSDRGEYEHVIDAYYEGLTKYEWTSLEGPDVIFGAGAENFLKSKDASRDYYGLFAEKGYSISWNNTALHAAPNDTKALGVFQISNLATWLDRNVYQSNLQNKTNYPDGSGRDAEDLPGLKDMTLKAIDVLNARHRKDGWFLMSEAASIDKQMHTLDYDRSLGELLELDDTVRATIEKLKALGQLDDTLIIVTADHGHGFDVTGSVDTEYLNAQSEDRQKRRAIGVYEQSGLSQYTVAGPNTLRYSEGVHFPARWDPRYTLHSGTVAFPDRRENYQVHASGPRTPATGSKTNYYANYKDAVTGFLVNGTLPVDANQGVHSLTDVPVFAQGPCQELFGGVYNSIDIFFNMAECLGLAQTKKPKGK; via the exons ATGAGGTTCCTCTGGGTATCCGGGGTGTCATTTCTTGCCTCGTGCGCCCATGCTCAGACATTTCAACGCTTGGGTGGCTGTCCTACTCTGGGCTGTGTCTTCCCTCCAGATCA GGCGGATTTTCTTCCTGGTCAATATTTCGATATCCGACTGGAGGTTCACTCTCCCATCAACGGCTCTGAGGCTCGTGCGGGTGTACCCGACCCCGACTTCAAGTTCACCATCGCCAAGAAGGGTAGAAAGCCAGTCCCTGTAACGAAGTACTTTGACATCGAAGAGCCCGAGCTCGAAAGATGGAACTTCACCTGGTACGAAG ACCTTTTTGCGGAAGACGCGAACGCGCCTTCGCTTGTCAATGTGACCTCCAAGGCCTACAGGAGAGTTGCACTCTATGAGCCTGGAGAGTACGAAGCTACCTTGACCTACTATGGAAACCAGACAACCACGGCCAATTGGCTTGTCCGGGACCTTCCTAAGAAGCGGCGCGCCAAGAACGTGATCCTTTTCGTTGGCGACGGAATGACCACCAACATGATCACTGCTGCTCGTCTCATCGCTCATCGCAGTATCAACGGCAAGTACATGACCAAGATGCAGCTGGACAAATTCCCCGTTCTGGGCCACCAGATGACACACTCGATGGATTCGTTCATCACCGATTCTGCCAACTCTGCGACTGCTCTGTACGCTGGCCACAAGACCACCGTCAATGCACTGAATGTTTATGTCGACTCCTCTGAGGATCCCTTTGACGATCCGAAGTTTGAGAATATTGCTGAGATCATCCGTCGCCGGTACCCGGGCGCTGGGATCGGTATTGTCTCAACCGCCTTCCTAGCTGACGCGACTCCCGCCGCCCTGGCCGCTCACACCAGTGATCGGGGTGAATATGAGCACGTCATCGACGCTTACTATGAAGGTCTGACCAAGTACGAGTGGACTAGCCTGGAGGGCCCTGATGTCATCTTTGGCGCTGGTGCGGAGAACTTCCTCAAGAGCAAGGACGCTTCGCGGGACTACTACGGCTTATTCGCGGAGAAGGGCTACAGTATTAGCTGGAACAATACCGCCCTCCATGCCGCTCCCAATGACACCAAGGCTCTGGGTGTGTTCCAGATCTCCAACTTGGCCACCTGGCTCGACCGCAACGTCTACCAGTCCAATCTCCAGAACAAGACCAACTACCCGGACGGCTCCGGTCGCGATGCCGAGGATCTGCCTGGCCTGAAGGATATGACCCTCAAGGCCATTGACGTGCTGAATGCCCGTCACAGGAAGGACGGCTGGTTCCTCATGTCTGAGGCCGCCAGCATTGACAAGCAGATGCACACTCTTGATTATGATCGGTCTCTGGGCGAGCTCCTGGAGCTGGATGATACCGTCCGCGCGACcattgagaagctcaaggctctTGGCCAGTTGGACGACACCCTGATCATCGTGACCGCTGATCACGGACATGGATTCGACGTTACTGGCTCCGTTGATACCGAGTACCTCAACGCCCAGAGCGAGGACCGTCAGAAGCGTCGGGCCATTGGAGTCTACGAGCAATCTGGTCTGTCCCAGTACACGGTCGCTGGACCCAACACCCTGCGGTATTCGGAAGGCGTTCACTTCCCTGCTCGCTGGGATCCCAGATACACTCTGCACTCGGGAACGGTGGCCTTCCCCGATCGCCGGGAGAACTACCAGGTCCACGCGTCCGGCCCTCGCACCCCTGCCACCGGCTCCAAGACCAACTACTACGCCAACTACAAGGATGCCGTGACCGGGTTCCTGGTCAACGGTACCCTGCCAGTGGACGCCAACCAGGGCGTGCACTCGCTGACGGATGTGCCCGTGTTCGCGCAGGGTCCATGCCAGGAACTGTTTGGCGGAGTATACAACTCTATTgacatcttcttcaacatggcCGAGTGCCTTGGACTGGCACAGACCAAGAAACCCAAGGGCAAATAA
- the soh1 gene encoding mediator of RNA polymerase II transcription subunit 31, whose product MDQQPPVQPQQRPPPSLTNPRFTLELEFVSSLANPYYLSHLAVTYPNLLGISKSSDDSNTSTEGPDPEAQAFAAYLAYLYSYWKTPEYAQFLTHPGATLRALRLLQEESFRRDIIRPQVIEALAGNGLENVQGGQNVEAGDTGHNEGDQGTQQDKENIALKT is encoded by the coding sequence ATGGACCAGCAGCCTCCGGTTCAACCCCAGCAACGTCCCCCGCCGTCGCTCACGAATCCCCGATTTACGCTTGAACTAGAGTTCGTTTCCTCGCTTGCAAACCCCTACTACCTTTCCCACCTGGCGGTGACTTATCCCAACCTCCTGGGAATCTCCAAATCCAGCGACGACAGTAACACCAGCACCGAGGGCCCAGACCCCGAAGCGCAGGCTTTCGCCGCGTACCTTGCCTACCTCTACTCTTACTGGAAAACACCTGAATACGCGCAATTTCTGACGCATCCCGGCGCGACTTTACGAGCATTACGGCTTCTACAAGAAGAGTCCTTCCGTCGCGACATCATTCGTCCTCAAGTCATCGAAGCTTTAGCGGGGAATGGTCTTGAGAATGTGCAAGGTGGACAAAACGTAGAGGCGGGAGACACTGGGCATAACGAAGGAGACCAAGGGACACAGCaagacaaggagaatatCGCTCTAAAGACATGA
- a CDS encoding palmitoyl-protein thioesterase family protein — MIKLRAHTHMPMHYLTSLLPLTLTILSAASPLRPHETELTPLPLVIWHGLGDNFQRDGMKEVAALAESTNPGTYVHLIHLGDTASADRQATFIGNLTEQIALVCDQLRADPILSTAPAVNALGFSQGGQFLRGYVERCNDPPVRNLVTFGSQHNGIAEFQECAWSDWICRGAEALLRAGRWSSLAQSRFVPAQYFRDPEELDAYLEHSNFLADINNERVLKNKRYAENLAGLNRFAMYMFEDDTMVNPKESAWFAEVNRTNGEVTPLKERRLYKEDWLGLKALDEQGKLDFRTVPGGHMQLAEETLEKVFKEYFGPVEVEIPPVNTLLKQTGL; from the coding sequence atgatcaagctgaGAGCACATACACACATGCCGATGCACTATCTAACGAgcctcctccccctcacccTCACAATCCTCTCCGCAGCATCTCCCCTCCGCCCCCATGAAACAGAACTCACCCCCCTCCCGCTCGTTATCTGGCACGGTCTCGGCGACAACTTCCAGCGCGACGGCATGAAAGAAGTCGCCGCGCTCGCCGAGTCCACAAACCCCGGAACCTACGTCCACCTCATTCACCTCGGCGACACCGCCAGCGCCGACCGCCAGGCCACCTTCATCGGCAATCTCACTGAGCAAATCGCGCTCGTCTGCGACCAGCTCCGCGCGGATCCGATCCTTTCGACCGCCCCCGCGGTCAATGCGCTGGGCTTCTCGCAAGGCGGGCAGTTCTTGCGCGGGTACGTCGAACGCTGCAACGACCCGCCCGTCCGCAACCTCGTCACCTTCGGCAGCCAGCACAATGGGATCGCCGAGTTTCAGGAGTGCGCGTGGAGTGATTGGATCTGCCGGGGGGCGGAGGCGCTGCTACGCGCAGGCCGGTGGTCGAGTCTCGCGCAGTCACGGTTCGTGCCTGCGCAGTACTTCCGCGAtccggaggagctggatgcgTACCTCGAGCATAGCAATTTCCTTGCAGACATAAACAACGAGCGTGTGCTGAAGAATAAAAGGTACGCAGAGAATCTGGCGGGGTTGAATCGCTTTGCGATGTATATGTTTGAGGACGATACCATGGTGAATCCGAAGGAGAGTGCGTGGTTTGCGGAGGTGAATAGGACGAACGGCGAGGTGACGCCGCTCAAGGAGAGGCGGTTGTATAAGGAGGACTGGCTGGGGTTAAAGGCGCTGGATGAACAGGGAAAGCTGGACTTTAGGACTGTTCCCGGTGGCCATATGCAGCTAGCTGAGGAGACCCTCGAGAAGGTGTTCAAGGAGTATTTTGGGCCGGTTGAGGTGGAGATTCCTCCGGTTAATACTCTGCTCAAGCAGACTGGCTTGTAG
- a CDS encoding putative C2H2 finger domain protein: MSCSVKNDPERVSLSQSTLQNMDQISQTRQTQGISNMAPRMIQDDELSSQDNFSLCSSTHHGHGTPHDLKWALHDADAFDSSVISSSKPESPEVQLLSFSLSQQLLPSTVGPSDVIYQSGSEFQDIGDHNDLDFSHAHDFSHYSSLVDFAAYDNDTCGQKGTQPCTPDDALSVGHSSHSEDCHMVTANEWNSILADTRNYHPSSMEHLQSNIFQPLPVSPPLTEASNDVSVTTSCSHSGYPTFMTHEEAMLKDITATPLGSQGINLGDPLFPLTPPLSEQDPNRTIRPTKSARRPALQTSSPSSQAQVKQEQEFFPPLPAREPSRQRSKENTELRNPRDHPYYSYPTHSDGKYYCPFANGEKPCNHPPTTQKCAYHKYLDSHLKPYRCKVPACMEAQLQFSSNACLFRHEREAHGFHGHGDNPHLCLFEGCDRSVPGYGFPRRWNLFDHMRRVHDYASSERPSSPEHSPSGVSAPKKKEASGRKRRVTGASGAQTMKRTRSTHSQTSTSKALQQTASHNSQRLQNAERNYYNCRARLLEELSNITPQDSSMHDKVNASLQELITLGLNYRHIEASQTSSLPNGLPA; the protein is encoded by the exons ATGTCTTGCAGTGTCAAGAATGACCCGGAGCGGGTTTCTCTGTCCCAGTCAACTTTGCAAAACATGGACCAGATCTCTCAGACCAGACAGACCCAAGGAATCTCAAATATGGCCCCCAGAATGatccaggatgatgaactcTCAAGCCAGGATAACTTCTCATTGTGCTCCAGCACacatcatggccatggaaCTCCTCACGACCTGAAATGGGCTTTGCATGATGCCGATGCATTTGATTCCAGTGTTATCTCATCGAGCAAACCCGAAAGCCCTGAAGTGCAActgctttctttctctttgtcTCAGCAGCTTTTGCCTAGCACCGTTGGACCAAGCGATGTTATCTACCAGTCAGGATCCGAATTCCAGGATATTGGGGACCACAATGACTTGGATTTCTCGCACGCACATGACTTCAGTCATTATTCTTCCCTTGTGGATTTTGCCGCGTATGATAATGATACCTGTGGCCAGAAAGGGACCCAACCCTGCACTCCTGATGATGCTCTCTCCGTTGGACACAGTTCTCATTCTGAGGATTGCCACATGGTCACCGCCAATGAATGGAACTCCATTCTAGCAGATACCAGAAACTACCACCCTTCTTCAATGGAACACCTCCAAAGCAACATTTTCCAGCCATTGCCTGTTTCTCCCCCTTTGACCGAAGCAAGCAATGATGTTTCCGTGACCACCTCTTGCTCCCACTCAGGGTACCCAACTTTTATGACTCACGAAGAAGCCATGTTGAAGGATATTACTGCCACGCCACTTGGGAGCCAGGGAATTAACTTGGGAGatcctctcttccctctgACGCCGCCTCTCAGCGAGCAGGATCCAAACAG AACTATCAGGCCTACCAAGAGTGCTCGCAGACCTGCCTTGCagacatcatcaccatcatcccaGGCCCAGGTCAAGCAGGAACAGGAGTTCTTCCCACCCCTCCCTGCGAGAGAGCCCTCTCGGCAGAGGTCTAAGGAGAACACGGAGTTGCGGAATCCTCGCGACCACCCATATTATTCCTATCCCACCCACAGTGATGGAAAGTATTACTGCCCCTTCGCCAACGGCGAGAAGCCTTGCAATCACCCCCCGACTACACAGAAATGCGCTTACCA CAAATACCTTGATTCCCACCTAAAGCCTTACCGCTGCAAGGTCCCTGCCTGCATGGAGGCTCAGCTGCAGTTCTCATCCAATGCCTGTCTCTTCCGCCACGAACGTGAGGCTCATGGGTTCCACGGTCATGGTGATAACCCTCACCTTTGCCTTTTCGAAGGATGCGACAGATCCGTCCCTGGATATGGATTCCCCCGTAGATGGAACCTCTTCGACCACATGCGTCGTGTTCACGACTACGCCTCTTCCGAGAGACCTAGCTCTCCAGAACACTCTCCCTCTGGCGTTTCCGCCCCTAAAAAGAAGGAGGCTAGCGGACGCAAGCGCAGAGTGACGGGTGCATCTGGTGCGCAGACAATGAAGCGGACCAGATCCACGCACTCTCAGACCAGTACCTCGAAGGCTCTCCAGCAGACTGCAAGCCACAACAGCCAGAGGCTCCAAAATGCCGAGCGCAACTACTACAACTGCCGCGCGCGCTTGCTCGAGGAACTCAGCAATATCACCCCTCAGGATTCCTCCATGCACGACAAGGTCAATGCCAGCCTTCAGGAATTGATCACTCTGGGACTGAACTACCGTCACATCGAAGCCAGCCAgacttcctctcttcccaaCGGACTTCCCGCATGA